From a region of the Rhipicephalus microplus isolate Deutch F79 chromosome X, USDA_Rmic, whole genome shotgun sequence genome:
- the LOC142775905 gene encoding uncharacterized protein LOC142775905 encodes MPCIPGEPGTCGHDRGRLCSEMTGPWDDSQTTPSGYHARAFNASFTAARTTSCPRSRPLARTTQATYSWPWQRHLIVLRSWHNYAVLVVGLMSGAASALEVKPTKSTVKSSSGALVHGKVVMPTPVNVTDAKVAPRHGHSTGRLPQSKREHQQHPIQTTFSSVTGTPSRDLGSLSVLTSSVALRNAGGY; translated from the exons ATGCCGTGCATTCCGGGAGAACCAGGAACATGTGGCCACGATCGAGGGAGGCTGTGTTCTGAAATGACGGGTCCCTGGGACGACAGCCAGACAACTCCGTCAGGGTACCATGCACGCGCCTTCAACGCTAGCTTCACTGCAGCACGCACCACCTCATGCCCTCGCAGCCGTCCACTGGCCCGCACCACCCAGGCAACATATTCCTGGCCGTGGCAACGCCACCTGATT GTTTTAAGAAGCTGGCACAACTATGCCGTCTTGGTTGTAGGCCTGATGAGTGGTGCGGCTTCCGCACTGGAGGTCAAACCAACCAAGTCTACGGTGAAGTCTTCCTCTGGAGCACTAGTACATGGCAAGGTTGTCATGCCCACGCCGGTAAACGTTACGGACGCAAAGGTTGCACCTCGGCATGGGCATTCCACTGGTCGCCTGCCGCAATCAAAGCGAGAGCACCAGCAGCATCCCATCCAGACGACCTTCTCCAGCGTCACCGGAACACCTTCGAGAGATCTTGGTTCACTGAGTGTTCTTACGTCATCTGTGGCGCTGCGAAATGCAGGAGGTTACTAG